From the Theobroma cacao cultivar B97-61/B2 chromosome 2, Criollo_cocoa_genome_V2, whole genome shotgun sequence genome, one window contains:
- the LOC18608855 gene encoding serine carboxypeptidase-like 45 codes for MLLLPWRTVALGFIVLEVWFCVQVECSLALFDRITQLPGQPKVGFQQYSGYVTVDEKKQRALFYYFAEAEVDPASKPLVLWLNGGPGCSSLGVGAFSENGPFRPSGEVLVKNEYSWNREANMLYLEAPIGVGFSYSTDASSYEAVDDKITARDNLVFMQNWFLKFPQYRNRSLFITGESYAGHYIPQLAELMLQFNRKDKLFNLKGIALGNPVLEFAIDFNSRAEFFWSHGLISDSTYKMFTTSCNYSRYVSEYYRDAVSPICSRVMRQVSTETSRFVDKYDVTLDVCISSMLSQSKVLTPQQVGETIDVCVEDETANYLNRQDVQKALHARLVGVRKWAVCSNVLDYELLDLEIPTITIVGSLVKAGIPVMVYSGDQDSVIPLTGSRTLVNRLAKELGLKTTVTYRVWFEGQQVGGWTQVYGNILSFATIRGASHEAPFSQPERSLVLFKAFLEGRPLPEAF; via the exons atGCTTTTGTTACCATGGAGAACAGTGGCATTGGGTTTCATTGTACTTGAGGTTTGGTTTTGTGTTCAAGTGGAATGTTCTCTAGCTCTGTTTGATCGGATTACTCAGTTACCGGGTCAACCCAAAGTCGGGTTCCAACAGTACTCTGGTTATGTGACCGTTGATGAGAAAAAACAGAGAGCTTTGTTTTACTACTTTGCTGAAGCTGAAGTAGATCCAGCTTCCAAGCCACTTGTCCTATGGCTCAACGGAG GACCTGGCTGCTCTTCATTGGGGGTTGGAGCATTTTCTGAGAACGGACCGTTTAGGCCTAGCGGGGAAGTGCTGGTCAAGAACGAATATAGCTGGAACAGAG AAGCCAATATGTTGTATTTGGAGGCCCCGATTGGAGTTGGGTTCTCTTATTCCACAGACGCCTCCTCTTATGAGGCTGTGGACGACAAGATCACAG CCAGGGACAATCTGGTTTTTATGCAAAATTGGTTCCTCAAATTCCCTCAGTACAGGAATAGAAGCCTTTTCATTACAGGGGAAAGCTATGCTG GTCATTATATCCCCCAGCTGGCCGAACTTATGCTTCAGTTTAATAGGAAGGATAAGCTGTTCAATTTGAAAGGAATTGCT CTGGGGAATCCTGTCTTAGAATTTGCTATTGATTTCAATTCGAGGGCTGAATTCTTCTGGTCTCACGGATTGATATCTGATTCTACATACAAAATGTTCACCACTTCCTGTAATTACTCGCGATATGTTAGTGAGTACTACAGAGACGCCGTTTCTCCTATTTGTTCAAGAGTGATGAGGCAAGTTAGTACAGAAACTAGTAGGTTTGTCGACAAGTATGATGTTACCCTCGATGTCTGTATATCATCAATGCTCTCACAATCCAAAGTCCTTACTCCCCAA CAAGTTGGTGAAACTATAGATGTCTGTGTAGAAGACGAAACAGCTAATTATCTAAACAGGCAAGATGTGCAAAAGGCTCTTCATGCACGTCTGGTAGGAGTCCGTAAATGGGCTGTTTGCAGCAA TGTCCTAGATTATGAACTTCTTGATCTGGAAATACCCACAATCACTATTGTTGGCAGCCTTGTGAAGGCTGGAATTCCCGTCATGGTATACAG TGGGGATCAAGATTCTGTCATCCCATTGACTGGAAGTCGAACATTAGTTAATCGACTGGCAAAGGAATTAGGTCTGAAAACCACTGTGACTTACCGAGTTTGGTTTGAGGGGCAGCAG GTCGGTGGCTGGACTCAAGTTTATGGTAATATCCTATCCTTTGCCACTATTAGAGGAGCATCTCATGAAGCCCCATTCTCACAGCCTGAGAGATCACTTGTCCTGTTCAAGGCATTTTTGGAAGGCCGGCCACTACCAGAAGCATTTTGA
- the LOC18608854 gene encoding protein NEOXANTHIN-DEFICIENT 1 isoform X2, whose protein sequence is MGFGETKSSSGYGKPPWIFKGSALYQLHLVKAETARRFMPKKFRLVEAFGYTLGGFFLANYDDSPAGVFDELVVIAGIVWNPPTSCAWAARVLVNSEEACHHGRKDVGLPSQVARFSKRITPVPRQTKGKFGGFLNMIGMGTTIHHSKDCMEVQVAEVVGHASADICSIKLITDVPTPRFNKWMGPSITMSLPSFSGQTEYNPNLLKYSCRIACRWRKQRSNV, encoded by the exons ATGGGGTTTGGAGAAACAAAGAGCTCATCAGGCTATGGCAAGCCTCCATGGATATTCAAAGGCAG TGCCTTGTATCAGCTCCATCTTGTGAAAGCTGAAACGGCTAGAAGATTCATGCCAAAGAAGTTTCGACTGGTTGAAGCTTTTGG ATACACACTTGGTGGTTTTTTCCTTGCCAATTATGATGACAGCCCGGCCGGGGTCTTTGATGAG CTTGTGGTGATCGCAGGAATTGTGTGGAATCCTCCAACATCTTGCGC ATGGGCAGCAAGGGTTCTTGTGAACAGTGAAGAAGCTTGCCATCATGGACGAAAG GACGTAGGGCTTCCAAGTCAGGTAGCCAGATTTTCAAAG AGAATTACACCAGTTCCAAGACAAACAAAGGGTAAATTCGGTGGCTTCCTAAACATGATTGGTATGGGCACTACTATCCATCACTCGAAAGATTGCATGGAGGTTCAGGTGGCCGAAGTTGTGGGTCACGCTTCAGCAGATATCTGCAGTATCAAACTTATAACTGATG TGCCTACACCGAGATTCAACAAATGGATGGGCCCATCAATCACAATGTCACTTCCAAGCTTTAG TGGTCAAACAGAATATAATCCCAACCTTTTGAAGTATTCTTGCCGTATTGCCTGCAG GTGGCGAAAGCAAAGATCCAACGTATAG
- the LOC18608854 gene encoding protein NEOXANTHIN-DEFICIENT 1 isoform X1: MGFGETKSSSGYGKPPWIFKGSALYQLHLVKAETARRFMPKKFRLVEAFGYTLGGFFLANYDDSPAGVFDELVVIAGIVWNPPTSCAWAARVLVNSEEACHHGRKDVGLPSQVARFSKRITPVPRQTKGKFGGFLNMIGMGTTIHHSKDCMEVQVAEVVGHASADICSIKLITDVPTPRFNKWMGPSITMSLPSFSGQTEYNPNLLKYSCRIACRVRAVRPARVSGPSPLKRDRDSDLETTDFTSDEPVDNGRNLSISVLLSKPILALEFNCFEMQVEAPIILSNDSTSSLRAA, translated from the exons ATGGGGTTTGGAGAAACAAAGAGCTCATCAGGCTATGGCAAGCCTCCATGGATATTCAAAGGCAG TGCCTTGTATCAGCTCCATCTTGTGAAAGCTGAAACGGCTAGAAGATTCATGCCAAAGAAGTTTCGACTGGTTGAAGCTTTTGG ATACACACTTGGTGGTTTTTTCCTTGCCAATTATGATGACAGCCCGGCCGGGGTCTTTGATGAG CTTGTGGTGATCGCAGGAATTGTGTGGAATCCTCCAACATCTTGCGC ATGGGCAGCAAGGGTTCTTGTGAACAGTGAAGAAGCTTGCCATCATGGACGAAAG GACGTAGGGCTTCCAAGTCAGGTAGCCAGATTTTCAAAG AGAATTACACCAGTTCCAAGACAAACAAAGGGTAAATTCGGTGGCTTCCTAAACATGATTGGTATGGGCACTACTATCCATCACTCGAAAGATTGCATGGAGGTTCAGGTGGCCGAAGTTGTGGGTCACGCTTCAGCAGATATCTGCAGTATCAAACTTATAACTGATG TGCCTACACCGAGATTCAACAAATGGATGGGCCCATCAATCACAATGTCACTTCCAAGCTTTAG TGGTCAAACAGAATATAATCCCAACCTTTTGAAGTATTCTTGCCGTATTGCCTGCAG AGTACGAGCAGTGCGGCCAGCTAGAGTATCAGGGCCATCACCTCTAAAGAGGGACAGAGACAGTGATTTGGAAACTACAGATTTTACATCTGATGAACCTGTAGACAATGGAAGAAACCTCAGCATATCCGTTTTGTTATCAAAGCCTATACTAGCTTTGGAGTTCAATTGCTTTGAAATGCAGGTTGAAGCTCCCATCATACTCTCCAACGACTCTACAAGCTCTTTACGAGCTGCTTGA